A part of Solea solea chromosome 8, fSolSol10.1, whole genome shotgun sequence genomic DNA contains:
- the anapc5 gene encoding anaphase-promoting complex subunit 5, with amino-acid sequence MASVHESLYFNPMMTNGVVHANVFGIKDWVSPYKISVLALLYEMTASKITLPERRRLNKLILPLQQGPDLTLGQFLQTVEECCPQTAYAVKLRLHEMADGELKDMEYFFSTLPTPFTAFDSEAYKTSVVGLFMRHMLLAYNKLSFSQVYKLYKSLQHYYHSHYAKPSDGQVSFPALVADDSDMDLTSTEDTVGDRTGGEEMDTPLHASELQTDNTPSRGPLSQKQAEYFLARQAYLLKNDENKALKPAALQEELNNMLKFNPDFAEAHYLNYLNSMRVQDIFLSTHSLLHYFDRLILSGNEGKSNGDEGYGRSLRYAALNLASLHCRFGHYHQADLALQEAIRIAQESNDHVCLQHCLSWLYTLEQMKGSDSTVLTEDSVKMAAHFCLPYLASLGIQSLVQQGATQGKLAHKLMDALKDTDILHWKHSLSELIEISLAQTTSIWRMYGKSTMALQQAQLLLNMSSLEPVNFGVQQNNTEAFAVALCHLAELHAEQGLYAAVSEILQHLKEQFPAHSQHAKLWMLCDLKIQFERHMNEGKYHLAEPLVTAMSALNKTEGLYRKAQVLKALNRSTEAYGILQRLQVHCEKTTCTEMVIRVMLATAELHWESSGFSTALPLLLQALALARQHHLQSLASETILHLAFTQLMLGVPEQALSVLHEAIEPVLAHGGVIDKGRALLLTARCQMAAAGFKPNRQGQADLHLAALAVDTLNEAAGYFSKLNCKERLRDVHYLQARLHHSLGQISQCNKSAMLFRLLDQELQSPAPPVSMQL; translated from the exons ATGGCGAGTGTGCACGAGAGTTTGTATTTTAACCCCATGATGACAAACGGAGTGGTCCATGCTAACGTGTTCGGCATCAAAGACTGGGTGAGTCCGTATAAAATCTCCGTGCTGGCGCTGCTTTATGAGATGACCGCGTCTAAAATCACACTGCCGGAGAGAAGACGCCTCAACAAGCTGATTCTTCCCCTGCAGCAG GGTCCAGACCTCACTCTCGGTCAGTTCCTGCAGACTGTGGAGGAGTGCTGTCCTCAGACTGCATACGCTGTCAAACTCAG GCTGCATGAAATGGCCGATGGAGAGCTGAAAGACATGGAGTACTTCTTTTCCACTCTTCCTACACCGTTCACTGCTTTCGACTCGGAAGCGTATAAAACCAGTGTTGTGG gaCTTTTTATGAGACACATGCTCCTGGCCTACAACAAGCTGTCCTTCAGTCAGGTCTACAAACTCTACAAGTCCCTGCAGCACTACTACCACAGTCACTATGCCAAGCCCAGTGACGGGCAGGTGAGTTTTCCCGCGTTGGTCGCCGATGACTCGGACATGGACCTCACCAGCACCGAGGACACCGTGGGAGACAGGACAGGCGGAGAGGAGATGGACACCCCGCTGCATGCATCAGAGCTTCA AACTGATAATACTCCGAGCAGAGGCCCCTTGTCCCAAAAACAAGCAGAGTACTTTCTTGCGAGACAG gCATATCTTCTCAAGAATGACGAGAACAAAGCTCTGAAGCCTGCCGCCCTGCAGGAGGAGCTCAACAACATGCTGAAGTTCAACCCAGACTTTGCAGAGGCG CATTACCTGAACTACTTGAACAGCATGCGAGTCCAGGACATTTTCCTCTCCACCCACAGCCTCTTGCATTATTTTGACCGTCTCATCTTGTCCGGAAACGAGGGGAAGAGCAACGGGGACGAGGGCTACGGCCGGAGCCTCCGCTACGCTGCTCTGAACTTGGCAAGCCTCCACTGTCGCTTTGGTCACTA TCATCAGGCTGATCTGGCTCTACAGGAGGCTATTCGCATTGCCCAGGAGTCCAATGACCATGTTTGTCTGCAGCACTGTCTG AGTTGGCTCTACACCCTGGAGCAGATGAAAGGATCGGACAGCACCGTGTTAACGGAAGACTCGGTGAAAATGGCCGCTCACTTCTGCCTGCCG TACCTGGCTTCTCTGGGCATCCAGTCTCtggtccagcagggggcgacgcAGGGCAAGCTGGCACACAAGCTGATGGACGCTCTGAAGGACACAGACATCCTGCACTGGAAGCACAGTCTGTCGGAGCTGATTGAGATCAGCTTGGCTCAGACTACGTCCATATGGAGGATGTACGGCAAAAG CACGATGGCTCTACAGCAGGCCCAGCTGCTTCTCAACATGAGCAGCCTGGAGCCGGTCAATTTCGGGGTCCAGCAGAACAACACAGAAGCTTTCGCCGTGGCTCTCTGCCACCTGGCTGAGCTCCATGCTGAGCAG GGCCTGTACGCCGCAGTGTCGGAGATTCTTCAGCATCTAAAGGAACAGTTCCCTGCTCACTCGCAGCATGCAAAG CTCTGGATGCTGTGCGATCTCAAGATCCAGTTTGAGAGACACATGAACGAAGGAAAATACCACTTGGCGGAGCCGCTCGTCACGGCCATGTCTGCCTTGAATAAAACCGAGGGTCTGTACAG GAAAGCTCAAGTCCTGAAGGCTCTCAACCGCAGCACTGAGGCGTACGGCATCTTACAGCGGCTTCAGGTTCACTGTGAGAAGACGACGTGCACAGAGATGGTCATCAG AGTGATGCTTGCCACTGCTGAGCTTCACTGGGAGTCGTCTGGCTTCTCCAcagctcttcctcttctcctgcaGGCCTTGGCTTTAGCGAGACAGCACCATCTACAGTCACTGGCGTCGGAGACCATCCTTCACCTGGCCTTCACTCAG CTGATGCTGGGAGTTCCTGAACAGGCTCTGAGTGTCCTTCATGAAGCCATTGAGCCTGTTCTGGCTCACGGAGGAGTCATAGACAAAGGTCGAGCCCTGCTGTTGACGGCGCGCTGTCAGATGGCGGCCGCTGGCTTCAAGCCAAACAGACAAGGCCAAGCAG ATTTGCATCTGGCAGCTTTGGCTGTTGACACGCTAAACGAGGCCGCCGGCTATTTTTCCAAGCTGAACTGTAAGGAGCGGCTGCGCGACGTCCATTACCTGCAGGCTCGGCTCCATCACTCTCTGGGACAAATCTCCCAGTGCAACAAAAGTGCCATGCTCTTCAGGCTCCTCGACCAGGAGCTGCAGTCGCCAGCACCGCCGGTTTCCATGCAACTCTAG